The Heyndrickxia vini genome contains a region encoding:
- a CDS encoding anthranilate synthase component II, with the protein MILVIDNYDSFTYNLVQYCKQIGEEVTVVRNDQISIDEIEQMNPDFLLLSPGPGNPSQAGICKEAVKHFFAKIPILGVCLGHQIIAESFVGKVIKASEPMHGKTSLINHDGEGLYSGMKKSIYVTRYHSLIVEEQSLPDCLKITSKSINGEIMGVRHKEYRIEGVQFHPESILTESGLQMIENFYQYSLNGKVCEK; encoded by the coding sequence ATGATTCTTGTTATTGATAATTATGATTCTTTTACATATAACTTAGTTCAATATTGTAAGCAAATTGGAGAAGAAGTAACGGTTGTAAGAAATGATCAAATTTCTATTGATGAAATTGAGCAGATGAATCCAGATTTTCTTTTACTATCACCCGGACCGGGCAATCCAAGTCAAGCAGGAATTTGTAAAGAGGCAGTGAAACATTTCTTTGCGAAAATCCCAATATTAGGGGTTTGTTTAGGACATCAGATTATTGCAGAAAGCTTTGTAGGAAAAGTAATTAAAGCAAGTGAGCCAATGCATGGTAAAACTTCATTAATTAACCATGATGGTGAAGGCTTATACAGTGGCATGAAAAAATCGATTTACGTCACTAGATATCATTCATTAATTGTTGAGGAACAATCACTACCGGATTGTCTGAAGATTACGTCTAAAAGTATTAATGGTGAGATTATGGGTGTACGTCATAAGGAGTATAGGATTGAAGGTGTACAATTTCATCCGGAGTCAATATTAACAGAAAGTGGATTGCAAATGATCGAAAACTTTTATCAGTATTCATTAAACGGGAAGGTATGTGAAAAATAA
- a CDS encoding YndM family protein: protein MKHIKAMAIKFVATIVVLFVILNVIFGMSFTNVFFISLVLSVVSYLVGDIGILSRTNNTVATIADFGLSLIVIWFLSAALTFENRTPLFIISLISAAAIALVEIVFHKYVSSYTFENESEDFLPKHRYYYSNHYQTEASKEIAPDIEKNKENK from the coding sequence TTGAAGCATATTAAAGCAATGGCTATTAAATTTGTTGCAACAATCGTGGTTTTATTCGTAATCCTTAATGTTATTTTCGGTATGTCTTTTACGAATGTGTTTTTTATTTCACTTGTTTTATCAGTCGTTTCTTACCTAGTCGGTGATATCGGAATCCTTTCAAGAACGAACAATACTGTCGCAACCATTGCCGATTTTGGTCTTTCATTAATTGTTATCTGGTTTCTTTCCGCAGCACTAACATTTGAAAATCGTACACCGCTTTTCATCATATCGCTTATATCAGCCGCCGCCATTGCTCTTGTTGAGATTGTCTTTCATAAATACGTTTCGTCTTATACGTTTGAGAATGAGTCGGAGGATTTTTTACCAAAGCATCGTTATTACTACTCAAATCATTATCAAACTGAAGCATCAAAAGAAATTGCACCTGATATAGAAAAGAACAAAGAGAATAAATAA
- a CDS encoding class I SAM-dependent methyltransferase codes for MDIKKNVQKQFGRSANSYVTSEIHQKGKDLQKLIEIANLTGNEDVLDIATGGGHTANAFAHYVKHVTAVDLTAEMIKAAKGFIEDNGRTNVSFIQGDAEKLPFDHECFDIVTCRIAPHHFPNINKFIESVHKVLKPGGMFLLDDNVSPENDDQDQFYNKIEEKRDYSHYRAWKKTEWIRMLEEKGFNIEEMYRFEKTFQFDSWCNRMNLNAEEKNELTEFMLHASSDIKKKFQIEVIENSIISFKGEAIILKAHKI; via the coding sequence ATGGATATAAAAAAGAATGTTCAAAAGCAATTTGGAAGAAGTGCAAATTCCTATGTAACAAGTGAAATCCATCAAAAAGGAAAAGATCTTCAAAAGCTTATAGAAATTGCAAATCTTACTGGTAATGAAGACGTACTTGACATTGCTACCGGAGGGGGTCATACAGCGAATGCTTTTGCCCATTATGTAAAACATGTAACTGCAGTTGATTTAACAGCTGAGATGATAAAAGCAGCAAAAGGATTTATTGAAGACAATGGTCGTACAAATGTTTCTTTTATTCAGGGTGATGCAGAGAAACTTCCATTTGATCATGAGTGTTTTGATATTGTAACATGCAGAATTGCTCCGCATCATTTTCCGAATATAAATAAATTTATCGAAAGTGTTCACAAAGTGTTAAAGCCAGGTGGAATGTTTTTACTAGATGATAATGTTTCTCCGGAGAATGATGATCAAGATCAATTTTATAATAAAATTGAGGAAAAACGAGATTACAGTCATTATCGTGCTTGGAAAAAAACCGAATGGATTCGCATGTTGGAGGAAAAAGGGTTTAATATAGAGGAAATGTACCGCTTTGAAAAAACGTTTCAATTTGATTCATGGTGTAATCGAATGAATTTAAACGCGGAGGAGAAAAATGAATTAACAGAATTCATGCTTCATGCCTCTTCAGATATAAAGAAAAAGTTCCAAATTGAAGTGATTGAAAACTCAATCATTTCTTTTAAAGGGGAAGCAATTATCCTAAAAGCTCATAAAATTTAA
- a CDS encoding CPBP family intramembrane glutamic endopeptidase, producing MKSFLNPKKGLNQTWRYIVSILIILIFIIIGTLCYFAALYFTSRHAEEMVDFDEVVFSNPLIDLFANNAMTIFWIVGLWVAARVLLRRSLKTFITPYRTIRWNQIIYGFSVAFSLFALQLIIDLIINPSDYYFQGFQFSNFLFLIMISLITFPIQTTAEELLFRGFLLQFFAKITKNPILLSLMIGGIFGILHFSNPEMENGAFWIGVDYIAIGVIWTYVTIRTNSLEATIGAHAANNIFISLFIASNNSAVGQLPSLFFTNNNEATAITTLTSILPNILFMIVMIRTSNKKGTGR from the coding sequence ATGAAAAGTTTTTTAAATCCCAAAAAGGGGTTAAATCAAACGTGGAGATATATAGTCTCTATACTGATTATTTTAATTTTTATTATCATTGGGACCCTTTGCTATTTTGCGGCATTATATTTTACTAGCAGGCATGCTGAAGAAATGGTAGATTTCGATGAGGTAGTATTTTCCAATCCATTAATAGACCTTTTCGCCAATAATGCTATGACGATTTTTTGGATTGTAGGCTTATGGGTAGCTGCACGCGTTTTACTTAGACGATCGTTGAAAACTTTTATCACTCCTTACCGTACAATTCGTTGGAATCAAATCATATATGGATTTTCCGTTGCCTTTAGTTTATTCGCTTTACAATTAATAATTGATCTCATAATAAATCCAAGTGACTACTATTTTCAGGGCTTCCAATTTTCTAACTTTCTATTTTTAATTATGATTTCACTAATTACGTTCCCTATTCAAACAACTGCTGAGGAATTACTTTTTAGAGGATTTTTACTACAATTTTTTGCTAAAATCACAAAAAATCCAATCCTGTTAAGTTTAATGATTGGTGGGATATTTGGTATTTTGCATTTTAGTAATCCGGAAATGGAAAATGGTGCGTTCTGGATTGGTGTTGACTACATAGCTATCGGTGTTATTTGGACTTATGTTACCATTAGAACCAATAGTTTAGAAGCTACAATTGGGGCACATGCAGCAAATAATATTTTTATAAGTCTATTTATTGCTTCTAACAATTCGGCTGTGGGTCAGCTTCCATCATTATTTTTTACCAATAACAACGAGGCAACTGCGATAACAACCCTTACTTCAATCCTTCCTAACATCCTATTTATGATTGTTATGATTCGTACTTCAAACAAAAAAGGTACTGGACGTTGA
- a CDS encoding cation:dicarboxylate symporter family transporter: MKKIGLAWQILIGLVLGIIIGAIFYGNPGIGKYLQPIGDIFLRLIKMIVIPIVISSIIVGVSSVGNGKNLGKLGGKTILYFEIVTTIAILVGLLVANVFQPGKGINMHSIHKVDIGSYVDTAKNVESHGFADTIVNIVPKNIFEAFINGDMLAIIFFSVLFGLGVAAIGEKGKPVLAFFQGTAETMFYVTNLVMKFAPFGVFALIGVTVSTFGLESLIPLGKLVITVYLTMIGFILIVLGGIAKLVGVNIFHLLRLLKDELILGYSTASSEAVLPKIMEKMEKFGCPKSITSFVIPTGYSFNLDGSTLYQALAAIFIAQMYGIHLSFTQQLSLVLVLMVTSKGIAGVPGVSFVVLLATLGTVGIPIEGLAFIAGIDRILDMARTVVNVVGNSLGAIVISKWEGQFKQNKDILKS, translated from the coding sequence ATGAAAAAAATTGGATTAGCTTGGCAGATACTTATTGGACTAGTCCTCGGGATTATTATTGGGGCTATTTTTTATGGTAATCCAGGAATCGGAAAGTATTTACAACCGATTGGGGATATTTTCTTACGACTAATTAAAATGATTGTTATTCCAATTGTTATTTCAAGTATTATTGTAGGTGTTTCTAGTGTAGGAAATGGAAAAAACCTCGGTAAACTTGGTGGTAAAACGATTCTTTATTTTGAAATCGTCACAACTATTGCTATTTTAGTTGGGCTTCTTGTTGCGAATGTATTCCAGCCTGGTAAAGGCATTAATATGCATTCAATCCACAAGGTAGACATTGGTTCTTATGTTGACACAGCAAAAAATGTAGAAAGTCATGGATTTGCTGATACGATCGTCAATATTGTTCCAAAAAATATATTTGAAGCATTTATAAACGGCGATATGCTTGCCATCATCTTCTTCTCTGTTCTATTTGGATTAGGTGTTGCAGCAATTGGTGAAAAAGGAAAACCAGTTCTCGCCTTTTTCCAAGGAACAGCAGAAACAATGTTCTATGTTACAAATTTAGTCATGAAATTTGCACCGTTTGGAGTATTTGCACTTATTGGTGTTACCGTTTCCACTTTCGGATTAGAATCATTAATTCCACTAGGAAAACTTGTTATTACTGTTTATTTAACGATGATAGGCTTTATCCTCATTGTATTAGGTGGAATCGCCAAGTTAGTCGGTGTGAATATCTTTCATTTACTGCGACTGCTTAAAGATGAGTTAATTTTAGGATATTCAACAGCAAGTTCAGAGGCTGTTCTGCCGAAGATCATGGAAAAAATGGAGAAATTCGGTTGTCCAAAATCGATCACTTCATTTGTTATTCCTACTGGATATTCCTTTAACCTTGATGGTTCTACATTATATCAAGCATTAGCAGCCATCTTTATTGCTCAAATGTATGGAATTCATCTTTCGTTTACGCAACAATTATCACTTGTCCTAGTTTTAATGGTAACATCAAAAGGAATCGCTGGAGTACCAGGTGTATCCTTTGTTGTTCTTCTTGCTACTTTAGGAACTGTTGGAATTCCTATTGAGGGCTTAGCATTTATTGCTGGTATCGATCGAATTCTTGATATGGCTAGAACTGTCGTAAACGTTGTTGGAAATTCACTAGGTGCGATTGTTATCTCGAAATGGGAAGGACAATTTAAACAAAATAAAGATATACTAAAATCTTAA
- a CDS encoding metallophosphoesterase: MDKIKRLSIPNKVRIIVISDIHGELDLFTKLLEKVNFCNDDYLIINGDLCEKGSNSKGVLQYVMELSNNHPNVFVNEGNCEALIDELLNENPQIINYLRNRKHTLFNEWLSQLEYSINENTTIQEVKGLLTKNFSNEIQWLTNLTTAIETDKYIFVHAGLEDLQNWEDTNRETAISIPSFLHKSHCSNKYVVVGHWPVANYSLETTNNNPIIDHTKKIIAIDGGNMVREAGQLNALIINQSLDEDTFSYIYTDQFPTYKVVEDFIADPKMSGIITYPHYKIAPLEDGDHFTLCKQVDTKRKLYVKNEYIYQNDLGEFFAKTDVSCSQINLRKGDHISVIDDSCSGYNLIMKERKVGWVAKENNILDESEMI, encoded by the coding sequence ATGGACAAAATAAAAAGACTATCAATTCCAAATAAAGTAAGAATCATTGTTATCTCGGATATTCATGGTGAATTAGACCTTTTCACAAAACTTTTAGAAAAAGTAAATTTTTGTAATGATGACTACTTAATCATAAATGGTGATTTATGTGAAAAAGGGAGCAATAGTAAGGGTGTGTTGCAATATGTTATGGAACTTTCAAACAATCATCCTAATGTATTTGTAAATGAAGGTAATTGCGAGGCATTAATAGATGAGCTATTAAATGAGAATCCACAAATAATCAATTATTTACGAAATAGGAAACATACATTATTTAATGAATGGCTTTCACAGCTAGAATATTCAATTAATGAAAACACAACAATCCAAGAGGTAAAAGGTTTATTAACTAAGAATTTTTCAAACGAAATTCAATGGTTAACCAATCTAACTACAGCTATTGAGACAGATAAGTATATATTTGTACATGCGGGGCTAGAAGACCTTCAAAATTGGGAAGATACCAATCGTGAGACTGCCATCTCTATTCCGTCGTTCTTACATAAATCACATTGTTCAAATAAATATGTTGTTGTGGGTCATTGGCCAGTTGCTAATTATTCATTAGAAACAACAAATAATAATCCAATTATTGATCATACGAAAAAAATTATAGCAATTGATGGTGGAAACATGGTGAGGGAAGCAGGACAATTAAACGCATTAATTATTAATCAATCATTAGATGAAGATACCTTTTCATATATATATACAGATCAATTTCCAACTTATAAAGTGGTAGAAGACTTTATAGCAGATCCAAAAATGAGTGGCATTATAACTTACCCGCATTATAAAATTGCTCCACTTGAAGATGGGGATCATTTTACATTATGTAAACAAGTGGATACCAAACGGAAACTTTATGTGAAAAATGAATATATTTATCAAAACGATTTAGGTGAATTTTTTGCCAAAACCGATGTTTCTTGTTCACAAATAAATTTAAGAAAAGGAGATCACATATCCGTCATTGATGATAGTTGCAGTGGTTATAATTTGATAATGAAAGAGAGAAAAGTCGGTTGGGTTGCTAAAGAAAATAATATACTTGATGAAAGTGAAATGATATGA